GGAGCGGTTTTACGAGAAAATGAAGGTAGCTGGTATTGAAGGGCCAGAAAGTAGTCACATGAACATAATGGAAGCTTCCAAGGCTGATATATTTTGTGGACACAGTGAGAGACAGGCCATTGCCTTTGGACTTCTTAATTCTGCTCCTGGGATGCCCATTTGGGTGACCAAGAATCTTTACATGTGCCAAAGTTGTCACAACATTGTCAAATTTATCTCGAAGGAGGTCCGCAGAGAGATTTCTGTAAGAGACGCTGAACGGTTTCACCATTTCAGGGGAGGTATCTGCTCTTGCATGGATGAAAGATACTAGTCAGATTGATTATTAGCTGGTATAAACTGTAAGATATGTAGCATCATATTAAAAAGTTATGATCATAGGGTACTTCAACTTTGAGATCCTTCAGAGAAGCGATTAATGGAGCTGTGAATCATTAATCATGCATTGTATAACATgatatagaaagaaagaaagaaggtaGTTTTATGTATGCTGCACATAGGTTATTCTCATTTGTAAACTTAAGACTGTAGTATAGTAATTTTCAACTACTTTTATACAAATCAGGATATGTCTGATCCGGTAATTCCAAATGATACTGAAATATACAGTCCAACAAGTGATACAAACAGATTATAAAAGTTTGTAGGAGAGGATATGTATGGTAAATTGACTAAATTCCACGGTGCTGCTGTGGTAATGATTTTTTTAGGGGAAATGGTAAAAGTTAAGATAATATACTCCTACTAAACAAATGAAGTGAAAGTTAATCCCACTATTCATCCATGATTTTCGTCAAATAACACACTTAGTTTTGCCACCCATTTCATTCGTTTTCCCCCCTTCATAATATATAGCAGTGCAGAAGTTTTAGTCTTTTAGATGCTGTCTGTTATTATAGTATTGTGATAAAACGGTTTAAATGTAGATTGCAGCTGGGTTTAAAGATCATGTAGTGGTGAATATGGAAGTCGCGTAATAATCATCTCTTTAATTAGCATGTTTGGCCTATTTACTTTGTTCTTAGGAAGATTGTGGTAGTTGCTATTTAATTAGCTACTGCTTAGTCGCTATCGGTGGACGATGAATTAGTCTCATGACTATCAGTTGTAAAAACTACCTTAGATTATTAATCATATTTTTAAATGTATATCGGCCAAAGTTTTCCTCTAAGGATTTGATTCCTAGACCAATTCCCCTTCTCAACTTATATATCTTTCAATTCGTATCACTTGAGTCATCATTTGGGAACATTATGTTTTAATAATATTCTTAGTAATTGGTTGATGTCACAGCTCTTATTGGCGTAAAGGTTAATGAGGCATATTTTGTTCAGCCTTTTTCCTTAGAGGTGTTAGGTGGGTTAGTTTTGTCATTGGTAGGACGATTTTGTCTTGTACATCTtagtttgttttaattttactttCTCTTATCTATACTTGTATTGTGTTGAAGTATTTcttgtacttctcttcaatatatttctctttgcctataaaaaaataaaatgaatgatAAATGTAATCAGAAAATTGGCTTCTCTTTTATTTGCTTTCGCAAGATTTGTTTGGTAGAATGATGCAGCTCTACCACTAAAAAGTTActtcatttttcatttaaactttttttttctcattgtcATCTCTAGATCAATACATAGACACGGAGTGAAAATTACGTTAATGGTGAAACTACAATCAACTTAGAGTCCGTCTGGCTGGGCTGTCACTCTTGCATCCACTCGTGCTCTATAACGTAAGAAAAAGGAATCTTCATCCCCATTTTGACAAAGAACATCATAATGTCGCGTAAGCAATAtcttaatagaaaacaaaaaacaaaaatcagtGAACCAAAAGCAATCAAACAAAAGAATAATAAATACAAACAATCAGGCATTGAAAAATGCATTTCGTTTGAAACAGCTGCTCTACACGTAAGAAAAACTTGTTTGCAATTTATTCAGAGCTATGATATGTAAACATGCGGTTTTGAGTAATATTCAATAGTAGTAGCAGTTTTTAACCTCCAAAAATATTTGTGATtgctaaaaagtaaaaactactgcaaataaaaatattagtgAATGTGTATGTCTATTAAATGTAGGTCAAAATTGTATGTTATAGTATTTTGGATTTATTTATTATGTTGGGACAGGTAGAACTGTAGAAAGCTGGCACAATCAGATTCCAACCCAAGTGCTTtcaaatgaaaacgatgcaataGGTCCTCAAAACGTCACCGATCACAACCACAAACAGGAGAAAATTTTGGATACTCACGTAAATGTTGAGCACTCAGTATTCCATCTGTATAAATATTACTGTCACTAACTAACAATTTTATcttcaaaaattaattaatgaacaAAATTTAAATAGTATAGACATAAATGATAAAACCATATGACTTACAGCCAAACACGCACTATTGTGTATAGTAAGAACAAGTAAACAATTTTCATCCCCATTTTGATAATAAAGAACATGAAAACGTCACGTAAGCTAAGATCTTATAAAATGACAGTGGACCACTGAAAAACAAGCAATCCAACAAAAgaagaaataattaaaaaaagtcaGTTAATCAGGCATTGAGAATCGAATTCCTTATTGAATCATACATGTCCCCCACCCATTACGAAATAACAGCTCTACATATGGAAGAAAATCTAGATTCTCTATTATTTATCTAGGAAACTAAAGATGAGCAATCAGATTCCAATGTAAACCCtggaattttaaataattttgatttgtgGAGTCGCATGtatacctcattttttaaatattttcttcATATAACTTCccttattattaatttattctttGTCTTTCCCTCATTTAATTTAGATGTTATTAACACATGTGTAGATCAACTGACACGAAGTTGTTTTTAGCTAAATTTAATATCTCGAGTTCTTCCATGCTGCATTACTTACTTTACTTTACAAGAAAAACTTTGCCACTCATACATGTTATATCCGGCCCGAACAATATTACCATAATGGCCTTTAAGAAAATTTAGGGAGTAAATGATAAAATTGATCCCAAAGTGTTGAATGCGTGTAAGTTCACccataaaagaaagaaatactCCTGCAATTTCTGTTTGTGTAAAATGTCGGTCAAGACAGTCCATGTGGTCAGATAAAATATCAATATTAACTTTCATTTTTCACGATAAGTGATTCATGAAGTATTTCCATTCTCTAAAAACGGCAATTCAGAGACCAATTTGATCATTCATCCGTTCGAGTTTAAGTTATCATAAGGCTTAAAACTACGTGGTAGGCCCTCAAATATGACGATGACGACTATGGAGGCGTTTAACATGGACCAGTTTTTTCTGGTCCATGGTTGCACCACTCTCCTTTTGACCTGCTATGGAAGGTTTTtcggtttttaaaaaaataataaaaatacatatttattaatcacaataattaatttgtgataattttaattaagttaattaaaACCAAACTCCCTAGaatctctcctctctcctctctcctcttcatcttctacctcctAATTTCAGAAATCAAAACCTCTCATCCTCTCATCATCCACCCAACCACCGCTGcccccaccgccaccacccattGGTTCGACCCTCACCCCCCAGATCTGAAACCCAGCTCACCAAACACTGAAATCtgtttcctcttcctcctcctcttctgtAGATCATGGTTCTCGTTCAAAGCTTCaaagtttctgggtttttggttGGGTTTCTGGGTTACAAGCTTCGAGCTCCCCCTCTCCAGACACCATATGATAGGTTGAAGCTGTATCTGTAACAATGGTTTgagatctgaaaaaaaaaagtcttggATTTTCTTCTTTGGTTTTCCTTTCTCAGTTATAGTAGATCTATTGTGAGAGGGAAGAAGGGGTTTGTGGGCTCAGTTTCTGGGTGGGGTTTGGGGTGGGTTCCGGTTGGGTTTCTGGGGAAGGGTGGGGTTGGGTTTTTTCCACCACCACTATCTCACTCATCTTCTCCAAGCTTCCACTCAACCACAAATCAAACCCAACTCGTTTCTTCGAGAATGCCCAGAAGAAAAAGTTTGTTTTTCCGGCGCGGTGGGGGTTCTGGTCGCGGCGCGGTGGCTGAGGGTCTGGTGCGAAGAGgtggttctgggttgtggtttgcTGGTGTGGGTTCGGTGGAGGGAGAGGTGCAGAGTGAGAAAGATGAGATGAAGATATGGAGGGAGAGAtctgcaacttcttcttcttcttctattagGTCTGCAACTCCTTCTTTTGGGTTGTGAAATGGATTTCTAATAGTTTTCGTTCCTATTTCTCTGATTCAGTTTTCTAATTTCATGAGGAAATGAGAAAATGGGATCTGCAAAGAGTGTTGAAGAAAAACCCAAGCTGCTAACCACTGGGTGTTGAAAATTAGATTCAGAAACACCTGTTTTTAAGCTCCGCTTGTGAATTCCTGGTGCCTGATGTATTTAAAGttagatttatttttgaaatgtaCTACCTAAAATTTGATGGAACAAAAATCTGAGTTATTGTTTAATGCCATTGGAGGTTGTTTTCTCCCAgtgtttaattataaatttgttGCAGAAGTTGAGCAACCACTTGCAACTCCATGATGCCAATGGATTCTAGTGCAAATGATATAAGCAATTGTAATTGATAAGAAacggcggaggaggaggagaaaatgTCCAACATCTTGGATCTGGActtggatgaagaagaaatggaTTTGATTTAGAGAGATAACTAgattataattaataaatatcacaaattgttgtaattaattttagataattCAATTAacctaataattaattaaagattaaaaaaatatgttttttgatttttttttaaaaaacttgcTATTGTGGGTCAAAAGGGAGTGGTGCAACTTTGCACCACACAAAAGTggtccataataaatttttccgaCGACTATTAACATAAGAATACCTGAATCACTTCTCTAATTTTGTTGTTTCACATACAAATCCATTCTTAGCAttgaaaaagccaaaaaaaaaacacaaccaTATTCGTCTCTCTCGTTAACATGGCACACGCCATCTCCAACGAGCAAACCGAAATGTCAACCACCACCACACCCCTCCTCCACCGCCACCTCCTCTCCGGCGTCAAACTCAGAACCTCCATCTGGGCCGAACTCTCCGGCGCGGTGGGGGACTTAGGCACCTACATCCCCATCGTCCTCGCCCTCTCTCTAGTCAACAACCTTGACCTCACCACCACACTCTTCTTCACCGCACTCTACAACATCTCCACTGGCCTCCTCTTCGGCCTCCCCATGCCAGTCCAGCCCATGAAGTCCATCGCCGCCGTCGCCATCTCCGAAACACCCCCACTCACCATCCCCCAGATCTCCGCCGCCGGCCTCTCCGTCGCCGCCGTACTTCTCATCCTCGGCTCCACCGGTCTCATGTCCGTCCTCTACCGCTACCTCCCTCTGCCAGTCGTCCGCGGCGTTCAGCTCTCCCAGGGGCTCAACTTCGCCATGTCCGCCGTCAAGTACATCCGCTTCCAGCAAGACCTCGCCACCTCCAAATCGGGTCCTCCGCGAACGTGGCTCGGCCTCGACGGCATCATCGTCGCCCTCGCCGCAATTCTCTTCCTCGTCCTCACCACCGGCGCCGGCGACCCACCTCCCGAAAATCCTCCCCCGTCATCAGACGAACCTTCCGATCGCCGTCGCAACACCGTTCACCGGAGGCTGAGACTCCTCTCAATGATTCCCGCAGCGTTGATAGTCTTTCTATTCGGTGTAATCCTCTGCTTCATTCGCGACCCTTCTATCTTCCAAGATCTGAAATACGGGCCGTCGAGAATCAGGGTGGTTCCGATCACCTGGGAAGATTTGAAAATCGGGTTTGTTCGTGCGGCGATTCCGCAGATTCCATTATCGATTCTGAATTCGGTTATTGCAGTTTGCAAGCTATCTGGGGATTTGTTTCCTGACAGAGAAGCTTCAGCCATGAAGGTTTCAGTGAGTGTTGGGCTAGTGAACTTCGTAGGTTGTTGGTTCGGAGCCATGCCTTGTTGTCATGGAGCTGGTGGTTTGGCTGGACAGTACAGGTTTGGAGGTAGGAGTGGAGCTTCTGTGGTGTATCTTGGGATTGCCAAATTGTTGCTTGCTTTGGCTTTTGGGAATTCTTTTGGGAGAATCTTGGGTCAGTTTCCTGTTGGGGTTCTTGGGGTGCTTTTGTTGTTTGCTGGGATTGAATTGGCAATGGCTGCTAAGGACATGAACACTAAACAAGAGGCTTTTGTGATGCTTGTTTGTGCTGCTGTTTCTCTTACTGGGTCTGGTGCTGCTCTTGGGTTCATTGTTGGGATTGTTCTATACTTGTTGCTCAAGTTGAGGGAGGTTGAATGTGGTGGTGGGTTTGGGTTTTCCAAGAAGAGCAAATCTTCTGTGGATGAGGATACTCCCTTAATGGCCTAGACAAGTTGGTTCCTAATTTGTAGAGATGATGGGTTTGGTTTGGTTAGATTTGAGTTTACAATTGAAGTAGCTATATGTATATGTAATGTAAAGTTTTTGTTGGTAGTGTGTGAGAGAATGGCTATTGGTATGGCAAGTAAATGATCAGCAGTGCTGTGATCATTGGGAGGTTCTCTCACTTGTATAAAGTGCATCTTCTTTGCACCTTCCTCCTATTCTAAGTAACCCTTTTGTATTTGTGTTGGTGCAAAGGGTGTACAACATATGTGTATTTATAGATAAACTCATCCACTTGAGTAAGAGACTTTTGCCGAATTATGTTTATGTGCTGGTCAGCTGGTGGACTAGGAAACATGGTTATCAGAGGATACTCGCACTTGTTTGGAGACACATGCTTTGAGGACAATGAGCTTTTCCATTCCCTAGAACAATAACCATTTAATTGGGTGATGTGTAATTCATGAAAATCAATGTGGATGTCCTATGGGCTCAAACACGAGGGTTAGGTCAAATAAGTATCCATATGAAAGCACTTTGCCAAATATTTTCTCTAATCATACGGTTCAAAATGTAACATTTTTATGATGAAGGACCAGAACAAAAAATGACTATATTTATAGGGACTAAAAAGATAATTGACCATAATTAATaatgtaataaaaaaagaaatataaattttatgaaGAGGCTTTTAGATATGAATTGTTGTCACTTTACTTGCTTGAGAAGATACGATGATTAGATTTAGTTGTGCTTTCCAAATCATCCGTTAGAAAACCATTATTTGAGAAATCGATATTGTACCTACCACACCGATTCCAAAAGCTACGCAAAGCTAGTTCCACCACCAAAGGGGCCTTTGATATTTAACCCATCATGCATTAAAAACAACTCTTACTGAATTCGGATTTGTAGTTAACTCGATCGAGTAATGAGTTAATAGATCAAAAATCAAAGGGGTGAATAATGGATTAAAATCATGAACTTCTGACGAAactaatataaattaaaattttatattggCATATTATTATTACAAAAAATCTGTTCCATGTTGTCTAGTTTTGTTTTGTCTCGTTCTATTTTGTTCCTTTCTACTACCAAACACTACTTTAGTTACACAAATTAACCAATATACTTTTTTTAAGTGAAAATGTATATAtacttaatataattttatacgGTCAACAAATCATGTTTTAAAAATACAATTCTACGATGTAATTGTGGTCATACAAAATAAAAGGAGCACAAGAGTACAACAATACTAATATTGTATTAGTGTATTGACAATGTATTAGAGTCCTTACATAGGTTGAGATTATGCGCGTCTAATATGAGTTGAGTTAacctaaaaacatatttaatcaaATTTATATGATGAGTTATGTAAAGTAAGTACTAATGCTCGAGAGTAATAGTGTCTATAGTATCCAAACATGCTTTAAATGATTCAACTTGACATTTTAATCCACTTAACCACCAAACAGGCTCAGGTGGTTTAGGCGATGAAATTCACTAATATGCTATGCCCAACCCATCAACCTGCGTGTCAAGTCAATGGAGGGGTGGGATGAGTCAAAGCGTTAGGTCTTCttctttaaattttttaaaaagaattatattgtattgtttttttagttaaatttgtttttgtcactaaataatcacattttataaaattagctttattttattttatttgtaatcCTTATATATTTACTAAGAATATTGTAATCTTAATATTTCATCAAGGTCTTCTTAATGAATAAAGTAAAAACTGAAACTTTTTTTAAAGCTGACTAGAATTAAAATTTAGACATTTTAATGAGgctaaaaatttaaatttacattttatttttatatttcatGAAAGGGGGAAGAAGCAAAATACATGGATCTGGAAGACCAACCAGAACCAGACCAGACAGGAGACTCAGACTTCTACTTCaagtcttcactcttcaattTCCCTTACATT
This portion of the Lotus japonicus ecotype B-129 chromosome 3, LjGifu_v1.2 genome encodes:
- the LOC130745842 gene encoding molybdate transporter 2, whose product is MAHAISNEQTEMSTTTTPLLHRHLLSGVKLRTSIWAELSGAVGDLGTYIPIVLALSLVNNLDLTTTLFFTALYNISTGLLFGLPMPVQPMKSIAAVAISETPPLTIPQISAAGLSVAAVLLILGSTGLMSVLYRYLPLPVVRGVQLSQGLNFAMSAVKYIRFQQDLATSKSGPPRTWLGLDGIIVALAAILFLVLTTGAGDPPPENPPPSSDEPSDRRRNTVHRRLRLLSMIPAALIVFLFGVILCFIRDPSIFQDLKYGPSRIRVVPITWEDLKIGFVRAAIPQIPLSILNSVIAVCKLSGDLFPDREASAMKVSVSVGLVNFVGCWFGAMPCCHGAGGLAGQYRFGGRSGASVVYLGIAKLLLALAFGNSFGRILGQFPVGVLGVLLLFAGIELAMAAKDMNTKQEAFVMLVCAAVSLTGSGAALGFIVGIVLYLLLKLREVECGGGFGFSKKSKSSVDEDTPLMA